The Eubacteriales bacterium genomic sequence TGGCCAATCTACAATAACGGTTTTGCTGGTCCCCCGTGGCGACGTTGTTAAGGAAGAAGAACTTAGCCAGGATATAGAAAAACTGGACCATGTAACTGGTGTAATATCATACACGACCACTGTCGGTACAGCAATTCCGGTTGAATTTCTCGATAAGTCTATTACCGAACAGTTCTATTCTGAAAATTATGCCCGAATAATCATATATACCGATACACCAGAAGAAGGTGACATTGCCTTTAATACCGTAGAAAATATTCAAAGCGTTGCAAAATCTTACTACGGAGACACGGCTTATACAGTTGGGCAAAGCGCTAACTTATACGATATGAAGACTGTAGTACAAAAAGACAATATGCTTACCAACATAATTGCCGTTATAGCAATTTTCATTGTACTAGTTTTAACCTTTAAATCGGCTACGCTGCCATTTCTTTTGCTGCTTACAATTGAAAGCGCTATCTGGATTAACTTATCTATTCCATACTTTACCGGGACTTCTATAAATTATATCGGTTATTTGGTATTAAATACAGTACAGCTTGGCTCCACGGTTGACTATGCTATCTTACTAACAGTCAATTATATGAGAAATAGAAAATTAATGCCGCGTAAAGAAGCTATCTCCCTCTCGCTAAAAGAAAATTTCAGGTCTATATTGGTTTCAGCAACTACGTTGGCAGCGGCAGGATTTACCCTGTATTTAACATCGTCAAATCCCATCACATCTATCTTGGGTATGCTGCTTGGGCGCGGAACATTGCTTTCAATGCTGATGGTCGTCTGCTTCCTGCCCGGGCTCCTTATGATATTTGACAAGGCAATCGGCAAGACTACATATAAGGCAGAGTTCTTTTTAAAGAACAAAAAACTAGATGATAATGACTTTGAGGAGAATCGTAATGAAATTTAAAATATTTAAATCCATCGTATCTGTATTTGCGGTAGCTGCATTGCTGCTATTTCCAACTCCAACAACTATTTCTAAAGCCTCCGAAAATACGGTTTACTCTTCCACTGCTGCCTTAAATCAGGGGGATGCTACGATAAGTAATAAAGAAGAAGTGGTTTATGCCACCCTTGGTTCAGACGGAAGTGCTAGCGCTATTTATGTAGTAAACCACTTTGATGTAACCAAAGCCGGAACTATTACGGATTATGGGAATTATACTTCTGTTGAAAATTTAACCACCACCGATCCGCTAACAAATAATAAAGACTCAGTTTCATTTAGCACAAATGAAGGTGATTTTTACTATCAGGGTAATATGTCATCTACAGATCTTCCGTGGATATTTAATATATCTTACTATCTTGACGGAGCAAAAAAAGAGCCTCAGGAGCTCGCAGGCGTATCCGGAGATATTGAGATGCACATAACTACAGAACAAAATGAAAAAGTAAATTCCATTTTCTATGAAAATTATATGCTGCAGATATCCATTACGCTGGATACGGAAAAATGTGAAAATATCAACGCCCCTGGCGCCACTATTGCCAGCTCAGGTAAAAACACAATTATAACCTATATAGTTATGCCTGGCAAAAACGGCGATATCACTCTTACTTCAAGTGTGAACGATTTTGCCATGAGTGGGATTCAAGTATCTGCAATGCCACTTAACATAGGGATCGAATTACCTGATACCGATGAAATGGTAGATGAAATGGCCACTTTGTCAGATGCGATCAGCGATTTAAATGAAGGTATAAAGGATTTTAAGGATGGCATAGCAGATATGAATGAAGGCATAGCTAAACTGAAAGATGGCTCTTCAGAATTTAATGAAGGCCTTTCACTGTTAAGCAGTAGTTCCGCTCAACTAGTACAGGCATCAAGCCAAATCAACTCAGCCTTGGCACAAATCGTATATTCACTTAATAACTCGTCCAGCGGGTTCGATCTCTCTGCTCTTTCCCAGCTTCCCAGTGCACTTACCCAGCTCTCAGAAGGGCTTAGTGATATTTCAGGAGGACTGACCCAATTAAAAAATAGCATAGCCGATGCTAACGGTGCCTTAGATACTGCTATTTCCGGTATCCCGGATATCTCACAATCTGATATAGACGCGCTTTCTAATTCGTCTGCAATAGCTGGCCTTAGCGAATACCAAATGAATACGTTTAATCAACTATTACAAGCATATACTGCTGCCCAAACAGTTAAAACAGTGTATTACGGGCCAAACGGAAATGATGGCGTAAAAACTGCTTTTGGTTCTGCGGTAACAGGCCTTGAAACAATGGCCGGTTCTATAGATACGATATCCCAGTCTTTATCAGACATGTCTACACAAATAAGTAACGCTGATATCTCTAATCAAGTTCAACAGCTTATAGACGGTTTAACTGCCTTATCAAACAATTACAGCCAGTTCCATTCAGGATTAATCGAGTATACAGACGGAGTAAATGAGCTCTCTTTAAACTATGATACACTCAACGATGCACTTGCCTTACTATCTAATGGAAGTGCAGATTTGTATGCAGGAGTAAAAGAACTATATGATGGTTCAAGTGAATTAAATGATAATGTAGCTGACCTGCCGGAAACATTGCAAGCGGAGATTGATAATCTTATTAAAGACTACGATAAGTCAGATTTTGCACCTGCCTCCTTTGTTTCAGAAAAAAATGAAAATGTCTCTTTAGTTCAATTTGTATTCAAAACCGCTGATATTGAATCAGAACAAGAAACGGTTACAAACGAATCTGAATCGGATAATGCTACATTTTGGGATAGGTTTTTAGCGCTGTTTATTCCAAATGATTAAGTTAGTTAATAGTAAAGAGATGTATTATTATAACCCTCTTTACTATTTATATCTTTGCGTTCACAAAAAAACAGCTTTAGCTGTTTTTAAATTGCTTGTACCTTTGAACCATGCGGATTCTGTGATTCCAGATAGAGATAACTTCTTTTCATACCCCTCTTTCATTTCCATTAACTAACTTTTCAGTTTCCAATTCGACATATAATATGGTATTTCTTTAATATCTGACAACTATTATCAAGATATAATATATGGTATAATATTGAAACGAAAGGTGATCAATTATGAGAGACGATTTCTCAGCAAAAACAAAAGATATCCTTGCGCGACGAGTTGGGTTTAAATGTAGTAATCCCGATTGCAGAAAAACCACAAGTGGGCCAAGTAATGAGGGGCAAAATGAACATATTAATATCGGTGTTGCCGCTCATATTTGTGCTGCCTCTCAAGGAGGCCCACGCTACGACGATAATATTTCATCAGAAGAAAGGACATCTTTTAATAATGGGATATGGCTCTGTCAATCTTGCGCTAAAATGATTGATGATGACACTGAACACTTCTCCGTCGAACGACTTCGAGTATGGAAAAGCACCGCCGAACAATTAGCCCTTGTAGAATTAAAGAGCACTCCTTCATCACAATTAAGAATTGAAGACAAAAAAATAATCAAGTTCTTCGCCCAGTGCTTTGACCGCCCTGCATTTCAACATCCAATAGTTCAAGAAGGAAATATGGAGAATCTTGAAAAGGCTATTGAAGATACTATTATCGCATTAAATACTGGAGTTCTCAGGGACAGAGAGGGACAGATATTAAAGATTAACGAAGGGAAATCCTCAATAGTTAATCCCCTATGGCGAGAAAAAGTCGATACAATAGTTGATATGCTTGTCGCTATAAGTCATAGGTTACTTATAGCAAAAAAGGACAAGGTATATTGGCAACAAGGCAATTGTCTATATTGCTTCGATGACTTGGGGATTCAAAAATGGTTTGATTCAACGAGATTTGAAATCATAAAAATATTCTCTTCTATTTGTGAAGAGGCTGGACTAAACGGCCTTCAATTTCCACGACATAGGTATAGATGATAAAGAAAGAGACTGAATATAGGCTATCAGAACAAGAACTTTTCTAATTCTATCTTGAGAGTCTCTCAAGTTCTGTTATATCACACATCTCTTTTATAGATAAAGAAAAAGTCCCGATTAATTCGGAACTTTTAATGGTTTGGTCTGGGTGACAGGAATTGAACCTGCGACCTCTTGAACCCCATTCAAGCACGCTACCAAACTGCGCTACACCCAGCCGCTCTTAATGTGCTCATTAATTCTATCATTCGCAAATTATCATGTCAAGATTGGGCATTACTTACAAAATGCAACGTACATTTTATCAAAGTTCTATATAAATATATGAAAATTCTGTTAAATTTTTGGGCAAAATACACTATATCATTTGTGATTTGTCATATTTATGTAAAATAAAAATTAAAATGCTTTTCAATTTATGTTTTTGGTATTATAATATACGAGTTACAGCAGCCGCTAATTTTTTTACGGCTGCTAATATCAGAAACATAAAAATATTACAAAACATTATAGGAGTGAGATGATGTACGAATTCAAATTAAAAACCGACAAAGAAGGCTTTTACGACATAACTGACAAAGTCTTTGAAGCGGTAAAAAAGAGTGGTAAAACGGATGGTATCTGCGTGGTTTTTTGCCCACACACTACAGGTGGTATTACCATAAATGAAAATGATGATCCGGACGTTACAAAAGACTTATTATATACTTTAAACAAGACTTTCCCAAAGACCAATGAGCACCGCCATTTGGAAGGCAACAGCCACGCACACATGAAAACCTCTTGTGTAGGCAGCAGCGAGACCATAATAATAGAAGATGGCAGGCTGGTTTTAGGCACATGGCAAGGCATATACTTTTGCGAATTTGACGGGCCAAGAGACAGGCGCTTTTTCGTAAAGGTGATTTAAAAGGTAATTAATACATAGATAAAAAAGATGCATGTTTAAACATGCATCTTTTTAATATCTTATATTTTTAAACCGCTTGATTATAAACTGTGCACTAAATCCTGTAAAAAGCCCTGTTACTACTGAAGATATTGTAAGTGCCGGCAGGTACCATAATATTTTAGTTGTTCCCAGAAGTATAACAGCTATGGCGATCTGCCCAATATTATGTGCTATAGCTCCAAATACACTGACCGCCCATATTTGGTCCTCTTTCAATACCTTACTCATAATGCACATGACTAAAAAACAGCATATCCCCCCTGCTGCACTATAGAAAAACGAAAAAATCTGGCCAACCAGAAGGTTGCCTATCAATATACGTAATGCAAGAACTATTGCAGCATCTCTTCTGCTCAATATGTAGATAGCAAGAAGTGTAACCACGTTTGCAAGCCCTATCTTAATCCCCGGGATTGCAACTAAAGTTGGTATCTGTGCTTCCACGAAATACATGATGAGTGCAAGGGCGATCAAAATAGATAACGTTGTTAATCTTTTTACGTTCATATCTTACTGCCTTTACTTACCGGATACGGCGTCTATATCTTCGTCGCCTTCCTCAATGCTTATAACCACCCTATTAGGCAGGCAGACTATAGGATACATGCCGTTTGTAATAGCGCCCTGCTTAACACATAACTTATCCGGGCAGTCTGCACTATACATGGATATCCTGCCTTTTTCCACCAATACCTCATTTCCCGTACCAACCTCTATTATATATGGAGATTCTACGGCATTTAAATCTATTTTTTGTACTAGCACGCCATCTTTATAAATCGTTGCTATCTTGGTTTCATACGTCTTGCTGTTCCCAATTAAAATAGCCAAAACCGAAAGTATTATTAAAAATGCAAATATAATTACAAGCGTTCTATTCGACAATTTCATATAAGCTTATTTCAACCCCACGAAAGTTTTCTTCGCTTCTGTCCCCATAAAAGTAACTGTTACTTTTTCATTTTACCATCTAAATCTTAAATATGAAAGCTGCAATTAAACTGATGATTTTAAAGCTTAAGCCCTTCTTTTATACCTGCCAATTTATTATTGCAAATAAAACCGATATATGTTAAAGTATAGAAAATTAAATGTACCTATGGGGGAGTAGTTTACGTACTGAAAATGTACGTTTCAAGTCAACATCATGGTCTAAAAAGGCCTGGCTTGAATTAAATAACCAGACTCATGTGTAGCTTAAAAATGCTATACATGATTTTTTTATATAAGAGCATCTTAGATTAAGAAAGGATTTTTTCTCACATGAAATACTATTCCAAAGGCTTAGATGAAGTCTTGGCCGAAGTTAAAAGTGGCGATACCGGGCTTAACAGCGCCGAAGCTGCTTTACGCCTTGAAAAGAACGGTAAAAATAAACTGGCAGAACCAAAAAAGGTCTCTCTATTCTCCCGTTTTTTATCCCAAATGGCGGATCCTATGATAATCATATTGCTCGCCGCAGCTATTATTTCAGGCATCACTGCCGCTTACGCCGGCGAAACTTTTACCGATGTATTCATCATTTTATTTGTCGTCATATTGAATGCTATTTTAGGAGTATACCAGGAAAACAAAGCGGAAAAAGCAATAGAGGCCCTGCAGGCCATGTCATCGGCTACTACCAAAGTCCTTCGTGACGGGCACATTATTATCATAAAGAGCGAAGACTTAGTAGTTGGAGATGTCGTTCTCTTAGAAGCCGGAGATGCTGTTCCGGCAGACGGCCGAATTATCGAAAGCGCAAGCCTGCAAACCGAAGAAGCTGCGCTTACCGGTGAAAGCGTGCCAATAAACAAAATGATAGATACCCTTAATTTAAACGATAAAAAAGACATACCTTTAGGTGACCGCAAAAACATGGTCTATATGGGTAGCACTGTCGTTTATGGGCGCGGCAAAGTAGTCATAACTGCTACTGGCACCGATACAGAAATGGGTAAAATAGCAGATGCTTTAACTCAGGTCGAGCAGGGTAAAACTCCTCTTCAGAAAAAATTAGGCCAGTTAAGCAAAGTCTTAAGTTATCTGGTAATCGGAATCAGCATATTTGTCTTTGTATTCAGCCTCCTTAAATCCGGCGACTTTGCTCTAAGAGATATCCTAGATACTTTTATGATAGCCGTGAGCCTGGCAGTTGCCGCCATACCCGAGGGCCTTGTAGCAGTCGTAACTATCGTCTTATCTATAGGCGTTACAAATATGTCCAATAAAAATGCCATAATAAGGCGTTTGACCGCCGTTGAGACTCTTGGCTGTGCACAGATAATATGCAGTGACAAGACAGGCACCCTAACGCAGAATAAGATGACAGTCGTCGAGCATTTTGCAGACGATGAAATACTGCTTGCCAAAGCCATGGCACTTTGTAGCGATGCAGAACTCGATAAGGATGGCAACGCAACCGGAGAGCCTACAGAATGCGCTCTCGTAAATTATGCGAGCAAGCTCGGTTTAAACAAAAACAACTTAAAAACTGAAGAACCGCGTATAGGCGAAGCGCCATTTGACAGCATGAGAAAAATGATGAGCACCGTACATAAAACTGACATAGGATATGTGCAATATACCAAAGGTGCCCCTGATGAAGTCTTAAAACACTGCACCTCGTATATAAAAGATGGGCGTATCTTGCCGCTTACCAAAGATTTAAAAGAAAAGATCCTTTTAGAAAATAAAAATATGGCAGACAAGGCGCTAAGGGTCCTATGTGCTGCTATGCGCCATTTAAAAGAAAAACCGGAAAGCTTTGAAGCAAAAGATTTAGAGCATACTCTTACCTTTATCGGCCTTACCGGAATGATAGATCCTGTCCGCCCAGAAGTTATAGATGCTATAAAAGAGTGTAAAAGTGCCGGTATCCGCCCTATCATGATAACCGGAGACCACCGCGATACAGCTATCGCCATAGCGATGCAGCTTAATATAATCGATTCTCAAAATGAAGCCATTACCGGCGCCGAACTCGATGAAATCAGTGACGAAGAATTTGAGCTTACCATTGCTAAATACGGAGTTTACGCACGTGTGCAGCCGGAACATAAAGTCCGCATTGTCAATATGTGGCGCAAAAAAGGCTTTATAACCGCAATGACCGGAGATGGCGTAAACGATGCCCCTAGCATCAAAAACGCTGATATAGGCGTTGGCATGGGTATCACAGGTACAGACGTTACCAAAAATGTGGCGGATATGGTTTTAGCAGACGATAATTTTGCTACAATAGTCAATGCCGTTGCAGAAGGAAGGCGGATATACGATAATATCAGAAAATCTATACAGTTCCTTCTATCCTCGAATTTAAGCGAGGTTATAAGCATATTTATTGCAACTGTACTTGGTTTCGTCATCTTAAAACCCATACACCTTCTTTGGATCAACCTTATTACAGATGCCTTCCCCGCGCTTGCACTTGGCATGGAAAAAGCAGAGTCAAACCTGATGAGAAGAAAACCACGTGACTCAAAAGAAGGCATATTCGCAAATGGGCTTGGCGCAGACGTCGTATATCAGGGAATAATGGTTACGGTAATCACCATAGCTGCATATTTTATAGGCCACTATATAGAATCCTGCGTATTTGAAATAAGCAACAGCGCAGACGGAATGACTATGGCCTTTTTGGCTATGAGCATGGCCGAAATATTCCACAGCTTTAATATGAGAAGCCAGCGCGGCAGTATCTTTAAACTCTCAAATCAAAATGTATACCTGTTCTTATCTATGGCCGCAAGCATGATACTAACGGCCGGAGTTATATACGTTCCGTTCTTGTCAGAAGCCTTTGGCTTTGAAGAAATAAGCCTGTTTGAATATGCAGTCGCCATGTTACTTGCTCTATCAGTTATACCTACAGTAGAAATCGTGAAGTTTTTCCAGAGAAGCTATAAACGCAAAAGAAACCAAAGATTAAAATTGTCTAAAACTTAACGATAAAGTTTAAACTTCTTTAAAAACACTGCATGTAAAACCTGCAGTGTTTTTTGTTGCTTAAATCAGGTTGTCTTCCAGCGCATAAAGTCATGGATAATTTTACATATATGGAAATTATTTTATATTGATTATCATCGATTTATCATTTACCCTAGTGTCATGGAGGTGCGATATGAAAAAGATTATAGTGTCTATCGTTTTGTTAATGTCAATGCTGCTATGGACAACAAATGCTTTTGCTGCATCTACAGTAACGTACAAAGTGGTATCAGGCGACTGCATGTGGAAGATCGCCGTGAAATATGAAGTTGGTGTAAGCGAGATCATAAATGCTAACCCCCAGGTTCAAAATCCAAACTTGATTTATCCTGGGCAGATACTCAACATACCGACTATCGCTAACAATGTACTGGCATTTGAGCAGCGCGTTGTAGACTTAACAAACCAAAAAAGAGCCGAGAACGGCTTGTCCCCATTAACTGTGAACTGGGAACTGTCGAGAGTTGCAAGGTATAAATCACAAGACATGCACGATAACAAATATTTCTCACATACCAGCCCAATATACGGGTCTCCGTTTACCATGATGACGAACTTCGGCATCAAATATAGAACGGCAGGAGAAAATATAGCTATGGGTCAAACAACACCTGAGGCTGTTGTAAACGCATGGTGGAATTCCCCGGGACATAAAGCCAACATGTTAAACGCTTCGTTTACACAAATAGGCGTTGGTTATGTTCAGGACGGTAACTACTGGACACAGATGTTCATAGGTTAATTTTAAAAAAAGACCCTAAAGCCTAAATCTTTAGGGTCTTTTTTTATATTAAAAAGTGCTGTCTAAACTTATCTGTAAGCCTTTTAAATAACTGCGGCAAGCAATAGCATAGGCAGGTTATCGTTATAAATTTGGTTAAATTGCGATATAGGGAGCGGATTTGTTCCAAGTCCCACTTCAACAGTATAACCCGGCCTTGAAAACTCCTGTATGAACCAATCTTTATATCCTGCATAAGATGCTATCCCATAAGTCTCGGCCAACGAATAGCCGCTTGCTGCCGCCAGTGCTTCTCCGATTTCCTCGGCCTCCTCCGGTGCTAAGTTCATAAAGTCCCAGTAAATTACCTCTCCCTGGCTGTGATACGCCATTGCCAAAGAAAAATCATGGCTGTTAGTGAACTCCACCATTGCCCTGGTTTCCGGTTCAGATTCTGGATATGGCCCTGAGTACCTTGTCGGCCCTGGGCCTGTTATACCGTACATTTCCTCTGCCTCTTTGGATTCTTCCCATGCCGCATTATAATTATGGTTTAAGTCAACTCCCCTATTGTTTGCCTGCCACACTGTAGAAAAATCCGTACTGCCGTTGTTCCAGCGTATCAGATCATAATAATTCGGGTTACCCGGCTGTAATCCGTTCAATACCAGGTCCACCCCATCCGGGTTTACCATCGGAACTATATAAATACTGCTCGATTCCCATATTTCTCCTGGGTCATATCCTCTTATAGTTCTCCCTTGCGCATAAGCCGCTGCAAAATCTTCTATAAACTTCATTAACACTGGAGTTGTTATCCATTCAAGTGCATGGTGGCTGGCGTTGTAAAATACCTGATTTGGCCCTGTTCCTAACTTTAAATAGTAAAGGTTTCTTCCGGCAGAACTCTGCCCTATAACGCCCGTTTCTATAAACGGATAGCGTGCCTTTAGCCCCTCTATGTCTCTTTCCAAAACTTCATAAGTATAATCGATATTTGTATCGACTACGTTCACGCCATACGGAACTTTTATTTGCTGCCCGATTGTTAAATTACTTGGGTCTATTCCTGGGTTAGCTGCTGTAAGCAATGTAAGGTTAGTATTATACCGCCTTGCTATGTTGTATAAAGTGTCCCCCGGCCTTATCG encodes the following:
- a CDS encoding HNH endonuclease translates to MRDDFSAKTKDILARRVGFKCSNPDCRKTTSGPSNEGQNEHINIGVAAHICAASQGGPRYDDNISSEERTSFNNGIWLCQSCAKMIDDDTEHFSVERLRVWKSTAEQLALVELKSTPSSQLRIEDKKIIKFFAQCFDRPAFQHPIVQEGNMENLEKAIEDTIIALNTGVLRDREGQILKINEGKSSIVNPLWREKVDTIVDMLVAISHRLLIAKKDKVYWQQGNCLYCFDDLGIQKWFDSTRFEIIKIFSSICEEAGLNGLQFPRHRYR
- a CDS encoding secondary thiamine-phosphate synthase enzyme YjbQ — translated: MMYEFKLKTDKEGFYDITDKVFEAVKKSGKTDGICVVFCPHTTGGITINENDDPDVTKDLLYTLNKTFPKTNEHRHLEGNSHAHMKTSCVGSSETIIIEDGRLVLGTWQGIYFCEFDGPRDRRFFVKVI
- a CDS encoding Gx transporter family protein, which translates into the protein MNVKRLTTLSILIALALIMYFVEAQIPTLVAIPGIKIGLANVVTLLAIYILSRRDAAIVLALRILIGNLLVGQIFSFFYSAAGGICCFLVMCIMSKVLKEDQIWAVSVFGAIAHNIGQIAIAVILLGTTKILWYLPALTISSVVTGLFTGFSAQFIIKRFKNIRY
- a CDS encoding NusG domain II-containing protein, which codes for MKLSNRTLVIIFAFLIILSVLAILIGNSKTYETKIATIYKDGVLVQKIDLNAVESPYIIEVGTGNEVLVEKGRISMYSADCPDKLCVKQGAITNGMYPIVCLPNRVVISIEEGDEDIDAVSGK
- a CDS encoding cation-translocating P-type ATPase, encoding MKYYSKGLDEVLAEVKSGDTGLNSAEAALRLEKNGKNKLAEPKKVSLFSRFLSQMADPMIIILLAAAIISGITAAYAGETFTDVFIILFVVILNAILGVYQENKAEKAIEALQAMSSATTKVLRDGHIIIIKSEDLVVGDVVLLEAGDAVPADGRIIESASLQTEEAALTGESVPINKMIDTLNLNDKKDIPLGDRKNMVYMGSTVVYGRGKVVITATGTDTEMGKIADALTQVEQGKTPLQKKLGQLSKVLSYLVIGISIFVFVFSLLKSGDFALRDILDTFMIAVSLAVAAIPEGLVAVVTIVLSIGVTNMSNKNAIIRRLTAVETLGCAQIICSDKTGTLTQNKMTVVEHFADDEILLAKAMALCSDAELDKDGNATGEPTECALVNYASKLGLNKNNLKTEEPRIGEAPFDSMRKMMSTVHKTDIGYVQYTKGAPDEVLKHCTSYIKDGRILPLTKDLKEKILLENKNMADKALRVLCAAMRHLKEKPESFEAKDLEHTLTFIGLTGMIDPVRPEVIDAIKECKSAGIRPIMITGDHRDTAIAIAMQLNIIDSQNEAITGAELDEISDEEFELTIAKYGVYARVQPEHKVRIVNMWRKKGFITAMTGDGVNDAPSIKNADIGVGMGITGTDVTKNVADMVLADDNFATIVNAVAEGRRIYDNIRKSIQFLLSSNLSEVISIFIATVLGFVILKPIHLLWINLITDAFPALALGMEKAESNLMRRKPRDSKEGIFANGLGADVVYQGIMVTVITIAAYFIGHYIESCVFEISNSADGMTMAFLAMSMAEIFHSFNMRSQRGSIFKLSNQNVYLFLSMAASMILTAGVIYVPFLSEAFGFEEISLFEYAVAMLLALSVIPTVEIVKFFQRSYKRKRNQRLKLSKT
- the safA gene encoding SafA/ExsA family spore coat assembly protein — protein: MKKIIVSIVLLMSMLLWTTNAFAASTVTYKVVSGDCMWKIAVKYEVGVSEIINANPQVQNPNLIYPGQILNIPTIANNVLAFEQRVVDLTNQKRAENGLSPLTVNWELSRVARYKSQDMHDNKYFSHTSPIYGSPFTMMTNFGIKYRTAGENIAMGQTTPEAVVNAWWNSPGHKANMLNASFTQIGVGYVQDGNYWTQMFIG
- a CDS encoding M14 family metallopeptidase yields the protein MRTLRLGMSGTDVMEIQALLKKMGYDVGAIDGYFGPRTQSAVIAFQRNFGLTPDGVIGANTYKVMERYLLGYDIYTIRPGDTLYNIARRYNTNLTLLTAANPGIDPSNLTIGQQIKVPYGVNVVDTNIDYTYEVLERDIEGLKARYPFIETGVIGQSSAGRNLYYLKLGTGPNQVFYNASHHALEWITTPVLMKFIEDFAAAYAQGRTIRGYDPGEIWESSSIYIVPMVNPDGVDLVLNGLQPGNPNYYDLIRWNNGSTDFSTVWQANNRGVDLNHNYNAAWEESKEAEEMYGITGPGPTRYSGPYPESEPETRAMVEFTNSHDFSLAMAYHSQGEVIYWDFMNLAPEEAEEIGEALAAASGYSLAETYGIASYAGYKDWFIQEFSRPGYTVEVGLGTNPLPISQFNQIYNDNLPMLLLAAVI